In Quercus robur chromosome 11, dhQueRobu3.1, whole genome shotgun sequence, the following proteins share a genomic window:
- the LOC126707043 gene encoding serine/threonine-protein phosphatase 7 long form homolog — MGCTNSPYEAHFDDLPPWCVAGRAVWTATVPLVCFHLVEKHTLDRVVRQFGMIQEIPEAVNIDRVLHGIDLRGKIGVNWMQKHAVHILEWGNRFYRRCEAVLGDMPPEHEYHDWFKRVTRRFIDRPGAVVTLLIEGYVRLLRRHPVGTEDHNDITEVLTAVQAITRVQPPIPEAPIEEAAMPTGPSTSTAPAGCQSRPPVATP, encoded by the exons ATGGGCTGTACTAATAGTCCATATGAAGCTCATTTTGACGACCTCCCGCCGTGGTGTGTTGCAGGGAGGGCCGTATGGACGGCAACGGTGCCGCTTGTATGTTTCCACCTAGTAGAGAAACATACACTGGATCGTGTTGTTCGTCAATTCGGGATGATCCAAGAAATTCCCGAAGCTGTTAACATTGACAGAGTGCTTCATGGCATTGATTTGAGGGGGAAGATCGGTGTTAATTGGATGCAGAAACATGCTGTGCATATCCTTGAGTGGGGTAATCGCTTTTATCGGCGTTGTGAAGCAGTGCTTGGTGATATGCCTCCAGAGCACGAGTACCACGACTGGTTCAAAAGGGTGACTCGGAGGTTCATCGATAGGCCTGGTGCTGTAGTGACTCTGCTG ATTGAAGGATACGTCCGTTTGTTGAGGCGTCATCCAGTGGGCACGGAGGACCACAATGACATTACTGAGGTGCTGACGGCAGTGCAGGCGATAACACGTGTCCAACCTCCTATCCCTGAGGCCCCGATTGAGGAGGCAGCTATGCCTACCGGCCCAAGCACGAGCACAGCTCCGGCCGGATGTCAATCCCGTCCGCCTGTTGCTACCCCTTAG
- the LOC126707045 gene encoding lysine-specific demethylase JMJ29-like, with protein MFLVKARSRKRIRNLDSVMTEINSNDAREKNYESRNGNVCTGSKERCSPINVNGNGEDRLKCHQCMKKKFVVVPCTKCKKKMYCIQCIKQWYPHLEEEEVSMLCPFCRRNCNCNVCLHSSGMIKTSKRDQRLEIGGEMDLAAGIQVAQLALKHRQNKKQQQRIIVFAGSPIKQEKKTLESIGRKLKKNSVALDIVNFGEEDDAKTEKLDALLAAVNNNDTSHIVHVPPGPNALSDVLISTPIFTGDGEGGSGFAVAAAAAAAGGVTGFEFGVDPNLDPELALALRVSMEEERARQEAAAKKAAEETSKQEKEEGQPSGTQDATMTEHASVGTSEADNKTTDLMHIHVSYILNCRHCLRKIFVVGKSYSEIEVQQTICYNDERIFCNHCATSIVDLHRSCPTCSYELCLSCCEEIRKESLTSRGKMKFQYINKGYDYMHGGDPLPESCLLKTSKEHVKSFIKWSANGDGSVTCAPKEIGGCGECVLELRRILPLGWISSLEIKAGNLLEMFRAQPTNFKHKCTRKSMKIFRRAASRVDCDDNDLYCPSSRDSLLEEERLHFQQCWTKGEPVIVRDVLEQTAGLSWEPMVIWRALCESVDLDISSKMSEMKAIDCLAGCEVEIKTREFFQGYMEGRTYYNFWPEMLKLKDWPPSNKFEDFLPHHCDEFIRALPFQEYTDPRSGLLNLAVKLPLGLLKPDLGPKTYIGYGLAKELGRGDSVTKLHCDMSDAVNILTHTAEVVLSDKQRSAIATLKERHRAQDWKERLDREELSCPTEKLVHSNGEDMEVLEIADMSKHPFDFDGKIEMLKSDIEGATCPGFSTEQETKETGSALWDIFRREDVPQLEAYLRKHANEFRHTYCSPVTQQVVHPIHDQSFYLTLEHKRKLKEEFGVEPWTFVQRLGEAVFIPAGCPHQVRNLK; from the exons aTGTTTCTTGTTAAGGCGAGATCACGGAAAAGAATTAGGAATTTGGATAGTGTGATGACtgaaataaattcaaatgatgCAAGAGAGAAAAATTATGAGTCAAGGAATGGTAATGTGTGTACTGGAAGCAAGGAGAGATGCAGTCCAATAAATGTGAAT GGTAATGGAGAAGATCGCTTAAAATGCCATCAGTGTATGAAGAAAAAGTTTGTTGTTGTTCCTTGCACTAAgtgtaagaagaaaatgtattgCATCCAGTGTATCAAGCAATG GTACCCCcacttagaagaagaagaagtttcgATGCTTTGCCCATTTTGCCGTAGAAACTGCAACTGTAATGTGTGCTTGCACTCAAGTGGGATGATTAAG ACTTCAAAGAGGGACCAAC GTCTAGAAATAGGTGGCGAGATGGACCTGGCTGCTGGCATTCAGGTGGCGCAGTTGGCCCTTAAGCAtcgccaaaataaaaaacagcaaCAAAGGATTATTGTATTTGCTGGAAG TCCTATCAAACAAGAGAAAAAGACATTGGAGTCTATTGgaagaaagttaaaaaagaacAGTGTAGCACTTGATATTGTAAATTTCGGTGAAGAAGATGATGCGAAGACAGAGAAGCTGGATGCACTTCTTGCTGCCGTTAACAACAATGACACTAGCCACATTGTACATGTTCCACCTGGCCCTAATGCTCTTTCTGATGTACTTATAAG TACACCCATCTTCACTGGGGATGGGGAAGGTGGAAGTGGTTTTGCAGTAGCAGCAGCTGCAGCTGCAGCTGGTGGAGTCACTGGTTTTGAGTTTGGTGTGGATCCCAACCTGGATCCTGAACTGGCTCTTGCTCTGAGAGTTTCAATGGAAGAAGAGAGGGCGAGGCAAGAAGCAGCTGCTAAAAAGGCTGCAGAGGAGACTtctaaacaagaaaaagaagagggaCAGCCATCTGGAACACAGGATGCAACAATGACTGAGCATGCAAGTGTTGGAACTTCTGAAGCTGACAATAAAACAACTGATTTAATG CACATTCATGTTTCATATATTCTGAATTGTAGACATTGCTTACGGAAAATATTTGTGGTAGGGAAATCATATTCTGAAATTGAAGTACAACAAACCATTTGTTATAATGATGAGCGTATCTTTTG CAATCATTGTGCAACTTCAATTGTAGACCTTCATCGAAGCTGCCCAACATGTTCTTATGAACTCTGTCTCAGTTGCTGTGAAGAAATTCGAAAGGAAAGTCTTACAAGCCGTGGCAAAATGAAGTTTCAATACATCAACAAGGGCTATGACTACATGCATGGTGGAGATCCTCTACCCGAATCATGTCTTTTAAAAACTTCTAAGGAACATGTTAAGTCCTTTATCAAATGGAGTGCCAATGGTGATGGAAGTGTTACTTGTGCTCCAAAGGAAATTGGTGGGTGTGGTGAATGTGTATTGGAGCTCAGGCGTATCCTTCCACTGGGGTGGATTTCAAGTTTAGAAATCAAAGCAGGAAATTTATTGGAGATGTTTAGAGCTCAACCTACAAATTTTAAGCATAAATGTACTCGAAAGAGCATGAAGATTTTCCGAAGAGCAGCTTCTAGAGTAGATTGTGATGACAATGACTTGTACTGTCCATCTTCAAGGGACAGTCTTCTAGAAGAAGAGCGTTTGCACTTCCAACAGTGTTGGACTAAAGGTGAACCAGTTATTGTTCGTGATGTTCTTGAACAGACAGCTGGTTTAAGCTGGGAGCCAATGGTCATCTGGCGTGCGTTATGTGAAAGTGTGGATTTGGATATCAGCTCAAAAATGTCAGAAATGAAGGCCATTGATTGCCTGGCTGGTTGTGAG GTGGAGATTAAGACCCGTGAATTTTTTCAAGGCTATATGGAAGGTAGAACATACTATAACTTTTGGCCTGAGATGCTTAAACTAAAGGACTGGCCCCCCTCTAACAAGTTCGAGGATTTTTTGCCCCATCATTGTGATGAATTTATCCGTGCATTGCCATTTCAAGAGTACACAGATCCTAGGTCAGGCCTCCTTAACTTAGCTGTCAAGTTGCCTCTTGGTTTGTTGAAACCAGACCTGGGTCCAAAAACATATATCGGATATGGGCTCGCAAAGGAGCTTGGAAGAGGGGACTCTGTCACTAAGCTTCATTGTGATATGTCAGATGCG GTGAATATTTTGACACATACAGCAGAAGTAGTGTTGAGTGACAAGCAACGCTCAGCAATTGCAACCTTAAAAGAAAGGCATAGGGCCCAAGATTGGAAGGAGCGTCTAGATCGAGAGGAGTTAAGTTGTCCAACTGAAAAACTTGTTCATAGCAACGGTGAGGACATGGAGGTCCTAGAAATTGCAGATATGAGCAAGCATCCATTTGATTTTGATGGTAAAATTGAGATGTTAAAAAGTGACATAGAAGGGGCTACTTGTCCTGGTTTCTCCAcagaacaagaaacaaaagaaacaggCAGTGCTTTATGGGACATTTTTCGGAGGGAAGATGTTCCTCAATTAGAGGCATATCTTAGAAAGCATGCAAACGAATTTAGGCACACCTATTGTTCACCTGTCACTCAACAG GTTGTCCACCCAATTCATGACCAATCCTTTTATTTAACTTTGGAGCACAAAAGGAAGCTAAAGGAAGAATTTG GTGTTGAACCGTGGACCTTTGTGCAAAGGCTTGGGGAAGCAGTATTTATACCTGCTGGATGCCCGCACCAAGTTAGGAATCTCAAG
- the LOC126705381 gene encoding 26S proteasome non-ATPase regulatory subunit 4 homolog — protein MDLAAGIQVAQLALKHRQNKKQQQRIIVFAGSPIKQEKKTLESIGRKLKKNSVALDIVNFGEEDDAKTEKLDALLAAVNNNDTSHIVHVPPGPNALSDVLISTPIFTGDGEGGSGFAVAAAAAAAGGVTGFEFGVDPNLDPELALALRVSMEEERARQEAAAKKAAEETSKQEKEEGQPSGTQDATMTEHASVGTSEADNKTTDLMVGAIFCS, from the exons ATGGACCTGGCTGCTGGCATTCAGGTGGCGCAGTTGGCCCTTAAGCAtcgccaaaataaaaaacagcaaCAAAGGATTATTGTATTTGCTGGAAG TCCTATCAAACAAGAGAAAAAGACATTGGAGTCTATTGgaagaaagttaaaaaagaacAGTGTAGCACTTGATATTGTAAATTTCGGTGAAGAAGATGATGCGAAGACAGAGAAGCTGGATGCACTTCTTGCTGCCGTTAACAACAATGACACTAGCCACATTGTACATGTTCCACCTGGCCCTAATGCTCTTTCTGATGTACTTATAAG TACACCCATCTTCACTGGGGATGGGGAAGGTGGAAGTGGTTTTGCAGTAGCAGCAGCTGCAGCTGCAGCTGGTGGAGTCACTGGTTTTGAGTTTGGTGTGGATCCCAACCTGGATCCTGAACTGGCTCTTGCTCTGAGAGTTTCAATGGAAGAAGAGAGGGCGAGGCAAGAAGCAGCTGCTAAAAAGGCTGCAGAGGAGACTtctaaacaagaaaaagaagagggaCAGCCATCTGGAACACAGGATGCAACAATGACTGAGCATGCAAGTGTTGGAACTTCTGAAGCTGACAATAAAACAACTGATTTAATGGTTGGTGCCATTTTCTGCTCATGA
- the LOC126707047 gene encoding kinesin-like protein KIN-10B, protein MDRCYDLLELKGKEIAVLDDKNGQIHLRGLSQVPVKSMSEFYEIFSCGIQRRKIAHTGLNDVSSRSHGVLVIAVSTPCGDGSEAVVTGKLNLIDLAGNEDNRRTCNEGIRLLESAKINQSLFALSNVIYALNNNKGLADACLETLSR, encoded by the exons ATGGACAGGTGCTACGATCTTTTAGAGCTTAAGGGGAAGGAAATTGCAGTTTTGGATGATAAAAACGGGCAAATTCATCTCCGCGGACTATCTCAGGTCCCTGTGAAGTCGATGTCTGAATTCTATGAGATATTTTCTTGTGGGATTCAGAGGAGGAAAATCGCGCACACCGGGCTTAACGATGTCTCTAGTAGGAGCCATGGGGTGCTAGTGATTGCCGTTTCTACTCCTTGTGGTGATGGCTCTGAGGCTGTTGTTACTGGGAAGCTGAACCTTATAGACTTGGCAG GTAATGAAGATAATAGAAGGACCTGCAATGAAGGAATTCGTCTCCTAGAGAGTGCCAAGATCAACCAGTCTTTGTTTGCATTGTCCAATGTGATTTATGCACTGAATAATAACAAAGGTCTGGCCGATGCTTGCTTGGAG ACATTGAGTAGATAG
- the LOC126707048 gene encoding uncharacterized protein LOC126707048 has product MSQANAAELYVSLEASVDNSTVVVQETSTALQFTTLDNGCTTMGGYAMGGYTLPSQDYVANTGETLYSQETHLEEEDEDEDEDHAANDNINNDDMDQYEERIEQDDDDIGVQHDTDTTIGYRAPADSFYANTWEDMVDPSLLQIPFLSAVKRALIIYAAKDNRNFSIQRSSTTQLCAACVDDNCKWYVGAYMKSKLNGLWMVTSYVGPHSCIPFGLRRDGRMMDSNFVASEIVGRLRKKHTATIDELWEIIRTKYDHELSYYKVWDAKQKAIAKIFGDWEESYQMLRKLLLAYLDQDSGTQYSYHTIPKPLEGTTLLRYVYWAFAPCIAAFQYCRPVISIDGTHLYGKYKGVLMIAMATDANQKVLPIAFAVVDKESGASWGWFLECLRTSIERVIENKDICIISDRHKGIKCAIREWPRGQDGRERVYHRYCLRHVASNFNTHFDNPTLKALALKAGYATHDAKFVSIMQTIKEAEINLLRGVDPTDRRIIRYMPYTYLMSEDVDKWTQSHDGGRRYGAMTTNISECFNGVLKGARGLPIAAMVEFTFFKLVAYFHDRHKQITSDLSRGKVWSDYAMEIYNKNEQKIAGHTLRNYNHAEGIYQVVTPYNDHRAGGGNHSHDVRIFDRTCGCGKWQNLKIPCSHAIKVLKGLHLDAPSYIDPCYSLNNVILTYSHNFVVPKSESLWTDVRGPRWVPDPQLLRAKGRPTMSRIRNEMDGVRREQGSRREDPELREIQPRQRCRVCHQEGHNRRCCPNSHGASTSGSAMN; this is encoded by the exons ATGTCCCAAGCAAATGCTGCTGAGTTGTATGTAAGTTTGGAGGCGAGTGTAGACAACAGTACTGTGGTGGTGCAAGAGACATCTACGGCTTTACAATTTACAACTCTAGATAATGGATGCACTACAATGGGAGGGTATGCAATGGGAGGTTATACGCTCCCATCTCAAGATTATGTTGCAAATACTGGTGAAACCCTCTACTCTCAAGAGACACATTTAGAggaggaagacgaagacgaagacgaagatcaTGCTGCGAATGATAACATAAATAATGATGATATGGATCAGTACGAAGAGAGGATTGAGCAAG atgatgatgatattggtGTCCAGCATGATACAGATACGACCATTGGCTACAGAGCTCCTGCGGACTCATTCTACGCAAATACTTGGGAAGATATGGTTGATCCTTCACTTCTTCAGATAccatttcttt CTGCGGTGAAGCGTGCATTGATAATATACGCAGCAAAGGATAATAGAAATTTCTCCATCCAAAGGTCGAGCACAACTCAATTGTGCGCCGCATGCGTTGACGACAACTGCAAGTGGTACGTTGGGGCATACATGAAGTCTAAATTGAATGGTCTGTGGATGGTCACGTCTTATGTGGGTCCACATAGTTGTATACCCTTTGGGCTGCGAAGAGACGGTAGAATGAtggattctaattttgttgcatCAGAAATTGTGGGAAGATTGCGAAAAAAGCACACTGCTACTATTGATGAGCTTTGGGAGATCATACGTACTAAGTATGATCATgagctttcttactataaagtatgggacgcaaaacaaaaggcaattgcTAAGATTTTTGGGGATTGGGAGGAGTCTTACCAAATGTTGCGAAAGTTGTTGTTGGCATACTTGGATCAGGATTCGGGTACCCAGTATAGCTATCACACCATACCTAAGCCATTAGAAGGTACTACGTTACTGCGCTATGTATATTGGGCATTCGCTCCATGCATTGCTGCATTCCAGTATTGCAGGCCAGTGATCAGTATTGATGGAACTCATTTATATGGTAAATACAAAGGGGTATTGATGATTGCAATGGCAACGGATGCTAATCAAAAGGTTTTGCCTATCGCCTTTGCTGTTGTGGATAAGGAGTCAGGGGCtagttgggggtggtttttAGAGTGTCTCAGGACTTCGATAGAGCGTGTTATTGAAAACAAGGACATTTGCATTATTTCTGACCGACATAAAGGTATCAAATGCGCCATTCGAGAGTGGCCTAGAGGGCAAGACGGAAGAGAACGGGTATATCATcgatattgccttcgacatgttgctagcaacttcaacacacACTTTGATAACCCGACTCTAAAGGCATTGGCCTTGAAAGCTGGATATGCGACTCATGATGCTAAATTTGTGTCCATAATGCAAACCATTAAGGAGGCCGAGATTAATTTACTGAGGGGTGTAGACCCTACTGATCGCCGGATTATACGTTATATGCCATACACATATCTAATGAGTGAGGATGTAGACAAATGGACCCAGTCACATGATGGTGGAAGACGTTacggggcaatgacaaccaatatcTCTGAGTGCTTTAATGGGGTTCTTAAAGGTGCCCGCGGTTTGCCCATTGCTGCAATGGTTGAGTtcactttttttaaacttgttgcATATTTCCACGATCGACATAAACAAATTACTTCTGATCTCTCTCGAGGTAAGGTGTGGAGTGATTATGCAATGGAGATCTATAACAAAAATGAGCAGAAAATTGCAGGACACACTCTGAGGAATTATAATCATGCAGAGGGTATATATCAAGTGGTTACCCCGTATAACGACCATAGAGCTGGAGGGGGAAATCACAGTCATGATGTGCGCATATTTGATAGAACATGTGGTTGTGGAAAGTGGCAAAACTTGAAGATTccttgttcacatgcaattaaagttCTTAAAGGTCTGCATCTCGATGCGCCCAGCTATATTGACCCATGTTACAGTTTGAACAACGTCATTCTCACATATTCACATAattttgtggtgccaaagtcAGAGTCATTATGGACAGACGTTCGCGGACCACGGTGGGTGCCTGACCCACAATTGTTGCGGGCCAAAGGTCGTCCTACGATGTCAAgaataaggaatgaaatggatggGGTACGGCGAGAACAGGGAAGCCGGAGGGAAGATCCGGAGTTGAGGGAGATTCAACCGAGGCAACGATGTAGAGTGTGTCATCAAGAGGGGCATAACCGTAGATGCTGTCCCAATTCCCATGGGGCTTCGACAAGTGGTAGTGCTATGAACTAG
- the LOC126707049 gene encoding 20 kDa chaperonin, chloroplastic-like, which yields MRAFFCLKLESLRLGLLKLKPSLRDSILTRGIYVELEFLRLEFHNLNILFNSLLFNHISLVDPEIATAQFTSSSISTRNLPSFQGLQLSTVKVSPSVEHLGVGSGLFQRALTGLVASKYTDIKPLGDRVLVKIKTAEEKTDGGILVPTIAQTKPQGGEVVATGEGKTVRKNKVDINVKIGTQIVYSKYAGTKLEFSGSKHLILKDDDIVGILETDDAKELKPLNDRVLVQVTEIEEKTAGALLLTKVTKKKPSIGTVIAVGPGPLDEEGNRKPLSLAPGSIVMYSNYAGIDFKGKDGYDYIALRVSDVMAVLS from the exons ATGCGCGCgtttttttgcttaaaactcgagtctctgagactcggtTTACTTAAACTGAAaccgagtctcagagactcgattTTAACACGTGGCATCTacgtggaacttgagtttctgagactcgagtttcat AACCTGAATATACTCTTCAATTCTCTCCTTTTTAATCATATTTCTTTAG TAGACCCAGAAATAGCTACAGCTCAGTTTACGTCATCCTCAATTTCAACGAGGAACTTGCCTTCGTTTCAGGGGCTTCAACTATCAACAGTGAAAGTTAGTCCTTCAGTGGAGCATTTGGGAGTAGGGAGCGGTCTCTTTCAGAGGGCACTTACGGGTCTGGTTGCTTCCAAG TACACCGACATTAAGCCTTTGGGTGATAGAGTGTTGGTCAAGATCAAAACAGCTGAGGAAAAGACAGATGGTGGAATTTTGGTCCCAACAATTGCTCAAACTAAGCCTCAAGGAGGTGAGGTGGTTGCAACTGGAGAGGGTAAGACAGTTAGGAAGAACAAAGTAGACATCAATGTGAAG ATTGGCACCCAAATTGTGTATTCCAAGTATGCAGGGACTAAGTTGGAGTTCAGTGGTTCAAAGCATCTTATTTTGAAGGATGATGATATAGTTGGTATTCTTGAAACAGATGATGCCAAGGAACTTAAGCCCCTGAATGATAGAGTTTT AGTGCAGGTTACTGAGATTGAGGAAAAGACTGCTGGGGCTTTGTTGCTAACAAAGGTGACCAAGAAGAAACCTTCCATTGGGACG GTGATTGCGGTTGGGCCTGGTCCTCTAGATGAAGAAGGCAACAGGAAACCATTATCCCTCGCCCCAGGGAGCATAGTCATGTACTCCAATTATGCTGGGATTGACTTTAAGGGCAAAGACGGTTACGATTACATTGCTTTAAGGGTTTCAGATGTTATGGCTGTTCTTTCTTAG
- the LOC126707062 gene encoding TMV resistance protein N-like — protein sequence MAAFSTDEGDSFSSSTHRGDYDVFLSFRGEDTRHGFTGYLYQALCDKGFKTFIDNKDLQKGEEISAELIKAIKSSMISIIIFSQNYAFSTWCLEELTKFLECKKNGQTVLPVYYKVDPSEVHKQEGSFGLALTTHEKKFENNIEKVLRRRVALYEPASLSGWHYEDGFPEYQFIQGIIRVVC from the exons ATGGCGGCTTTCTCAACCGATGAGGGagactccttttcttcttccactCACAGGGGGGACTATGATGTCTTCTTGAGTTTTAGGGGTGAAGATACTCGCCATGGTTTTACTGGCTATTTATATCAGGCTTTGTGTGATAAAGGTTTCAAGACCTTCATTGATAATAAAGATCTCCAAAAAGGTGAAGAAATTTCAGCGGAACTTATCAAAGCCATTAAATCATCAATGATTTCAATTATCATATTCTCTCAAAACTATGCATTTTCCACTTGGTGCCTTGAAGAACTTACCAAATTTCTTGAGTGTAAGAAAAATGGACAAACAGTTTTACCAGTTTATTACAAAGTGGATCCATCTGAAGTACACAAGCAGGAAGGTAGTTTTGGATTAGCACTAActacacatgaaaaaaaattcgaGAATAACATAGAGAAAGTGTTGAGGAGGAGGGTAGCTTTATATGAACCAGCTAGTTTGTCTGGATGGCATTATGAGGATGG TTTTCCTGAATATCAGTTTATCCAAGGAATTATTAGAGTGGTATGCTGA
- the LOC126705383 gene encoding uncharacterized protein LOC126705383 isoform X2, producing the protein MDMLLILHCGHVTLQNWQGQFICYKHCDEKDDLASYEVNFSYSEAGENKQALVKLVTCERCADKLHYKRQKEKEQSEKREREENKRKRNRSRSIDETDNDCEGSKERRKGKKASI; encoded by the exons atggaCATGCTTTTA ATATTGCATTGCGGACATGTCACATTACAAAACTGGCAAG GGCAGTTCATATGTTACAAACACTGTGATGAAAAAGATGACTTAGCTAGCTATGAG GTCAACTTTAGTTATTCTGAAGCTGGAGAAAACAAACAAGCACTTGTGAAATTGGTAACTTGTGAGAG ATGTGCGGATAAGCTTCATTACAAAAGGCAGAAAGAGAAGGAGCAATCAGAAAAAAGAGAacgagaagaaaacaaaagaaagag GAATCGGTCAAGGAGTATTGATGAAACAGATAATGACTGCGAAGGGAGCAAGGAGAGAAGAAAAG GAAAAAAGGCTTCAATTTGA
- the LOC126705383 gene encoding uncharacterized protein LOC126705383 isoform X1 gives MDMLLILHCGHVTLQNWQGQFICYKHCDEKDDLASYEVNFSYSEAGENKQALVKLVTCERCADKLHYKRQKEKEQSEKREREENKRKSLFPGIGQGVLMKQIMTAKGARREEKEKRLQFELRIIKLMMMITLMSFLRGCFHDRLLPYLDRWLLANIDNIIAKC, from the exons atggaCATGCTTTTA ATATTGCATTGCGGACATGTCACATTACAAAACTGGCAAG GGCAGTTCATATGTTACAAACACTGTGATGAAAAAGATGACTTAGCTAGCTATGAG GTCAACTTTAGTTATTCTGAAGCTGGAGAAAACAAACAAGCACTTGTGAAATTGGTAACTTGTGAGAG ATGTGCGGATAAGCTTCATTACAAAAGGCAGAAAGAGAAGGAGCAATCAGAAAAAAGAGAacgagaagaaaacaaaagaaagag TCTATTTCCAGGAATCGGTCAAGGAGTATTGATGAAACAGATAATGACTGCGAAGGGAGCAAGGAGAGAAGAAAAG GAAAAAAGGCTTCAATTTGAACTGAGGATCATaaagttgatgatgatgataactTTGATGAGTTTCTTGAGGGGATGTTTCCATGACCGACTGCTGCCATATTTAGATAGATGGTTGCTTGCCAACATTGACAACATTATAGCAAAATGCTGA